The Brassica napus cultivar Da-Ae chromosome C7, Da-Ae, whole genome shotgun sequence genome has a segment encoding these proteins:
- the LOC125589738 gene encoding uncharacterized protein LOC125589738, translating into MCIDYRKLNSATRKDHFPLPFIDQMLERLANHPYYCFLDGYSGFFQIPIHPEDQEKTTFTCPYGTFAYRRMPFGLCNAPATFQRCMMSIFTDLIEDIMEVFMDDFSVYGSSFTDCLANLCKVLERCEEKNLVLNWEKCHFMVKDGIVLGFYRRFIKDFSMIARPLTRLLCKEAKFVFDADCLAAFQILKKSLVSAPIVQPPDWDLPFEIMCDASDYAIGAVLGQRKDKKLHVIYYASRTLDDAQIKYATTEKELLAVVYAFEKFRSYLVGSKVIVHTDHAALKYLMTKKDAKPRLLRWILLLQEFDIEIRDKRGAENGVADHLSRMRVEAETPLDDTLPEENVYVITLLEDEYLDQAECCVMRQIQDDLPWFADFANYLCAGIEPPNLKGYERGRIEVFDVWGIDFMGPFPSSYGNEYILVAVDYVSKWVEAVASKTNDSSVVKKMFKTVIFPRFGIPRVVISDGGSHFINKTFDKLLKKHGVKHKVATPYHPQTSGQVEISNREIKGILEKAVGKTRKDWAVKLDDALWAYRTAYKTPLGTTPFNLVYGKSCHLPVELEYSGFWATKLMNFDIKTAAERRMVQLNELDEIRLNAYENTKIYKERTKAWHDRKIIPRDFAAGDKVLLFNSRLKLFPGKLKSRWSGPFTITEVRPYGAVVLEENGRKFTVNGQRLKPYFTDAKPEEGTNIPLSEPDLA; encoded by the exons atgtgcattgactacaggaagctaaactcagccacaaggaaggaccacttcccacttcctttcattgaccagatgctggaaagactagccaaccacccctactactgttttctcgatggctactccgggttctttcagatacccattcatccagaggaccaagagaagacaacattcacctgtccatacggtacttttgcctacaggagaatgcccttcggattgtgcaatgctcctgccactttccagagatgcatgatgtcgatctttactgatcttattgaggacattatggaggtttttatggacgatttctcagtctacggttcttcatttaccgactgccttgctaatctgtgcaaggtgctggaaagatgtgaggagaagaacttggtgctaaattgggagaagtgccatttcatggtgaaagatggcattgttttg ggtttttacaggaggtttatcaaagacttctctatgatagcgaggccactcacccgtctgctgtgcaaagaagcgaagtttgtttttgatgctgactgcctcgctgcgtttcagattctcaagaagtctctagtcagtgctcccattgtgcagccaccagattgggacttgccatttgaaataatgtgtgacgcaagtgattacgcgattggagctgttttggggcagagaaaagacaagaaactccatgtgatctattatgccagccgaacgcttgatgatgctcaaatcaagtatgctaccactgagaaggagttgctggcagtagtttatgctttcgagaagttcaggtcctatttggtgggctcgaaagtaattgtgcacacagatcatgcagccttgaagtacctgatgacgaaaaaagatgctaaaccgagactcttaaggtggatcttactgctacaggagtttgatattgagatcagagacaagagaggagcagaaaatggagtggcagatcatctttcccgaatgagagtggaagctgaaacaccactggatgatacattacccgaggagaatgtctatgtgatcaccttgctggaggatgagtatttggatcaggctgaatgctgtgtcatgagacaaattcaggatgatctcccatggtttgcagactttgcaaactacctatgtgctggaattgaaccaccgaacctgaagggGTATGAGAGAGGCAGAA ttgaagtttttgatgtatggggaattgattttatgggccctttcccatcttcttatggaaatgagtacatcctggttgcggttgattatgtctccaagtgggtggaagcagtagccagcaagacaaatgactctagtgttgtcaagaaaatgttcaagacagtcatttttccaagattcgggatcccgagagtggttattagtgatggaggctctcacttcatcaacaagacgttcgataaactgctgaagaaacatggagtaaagcataaggtagctacaccttatcatcctcagacaagtgggcaggttgaaatatcgaaccgagaaatcaaggggattttggagaaggctgtaggcaaaacaaggaaagactgggctgtgaagcttgatgacgccttatgggcgtatagaaccgcctacaagactcccttgggcaccactccttttaatctggtctatggaaagtcttgtcacctacctgtggaattggagtacagtggtttttgggcaacgaagttgatgaacttcgacattaaaaccgctgcagaaaggaggatggttcagttgaacgagctggacgagattcggttgaacgcctatgagaacaccaaaatctacaaggaaagaactaaggcgtggcatgacagaaagataatcccgagagacttcgctgctggagacaaagtccttctgttcaactctagactcaagctatttcctggaaagcttaagtctcgttggtccggacCTTTCACCATC